The following are encoded together in the Triticum dicoccoides isolate Atlit2015 ecotype Zavitan chromosome 6B, WEW_v2.0, whole genome shotgun sequence genome:
- the LOC119323358 gene encoding disease resistance protein RGA5-like: MDAEGFVSNLHGTNLEDVGISYFNELVNRSLIQPADKYGQVCCKVHDMMLDLILSKCAEDNFSSVAYTSEDIARLCDRTYKIRRLSLISRADITSSETISWTVSDSTSQVWSLVCFGGCKSIPRLSQLKYIRVLSFECPNSFGDSHVDLTAISQLFQLRYLKVSEHYYPKLPTEIRGLVHLDTLDVARGSIPSDIEHLPRLSNLAVGWYGEIGLPERIGIMESLRTLHGFELQRSPLEALQGLGNLTNLRSLKLFNLDDDECNLLEKAAKFDALVSSIFKLRNLKYLMMRGHHDGITILGGLPSLVHLELQVVTFPKEEAVIMSKGLFPVLERLTFLSDEDVITYLRFEAGAMPKLQELSVHLRVPQWGGAAPVGTEHLLALQQISLLVFGTKKESRE, encoded by the coding sequence ATGGATGCCGAAGGCTTTGTCAGTAATTTGCATGGAACAAATTTGGAGGACGTTGGGATAAGTtatttcaatgagctagtcaatagAAGCCTGATTCAGCCTGCAGACAAATACGGGCAGGTGTGTTGCAAAGTACACGATATGATGCTGGATTTGATCCTAAGCAAGTGTGCAGAAGATAATTTCAGTAGTGTGGCATATACTTCTGAAGACATAGCAAGACTGTGTGACCGCACGTACAAGATCCGTCGGTTATCCCTGATATCACGTGCTGACATAACATCAAGTGAAACAATATCATGGACAGTTTCGGATAGCACATCACAAGTTTGGTCATTGGTATGTTTCGGAGGTTGCAAGTCCATACCTCGTctttctcagttaaagtatatccgTGTGTTATCCTTTGAATGTCCAAATTCATTTGGGGATTCACATGTGGACCTCACTGCTATCAGCCAATTGTTTCAACTGAGGTATTTAAAGGTTTCAGAGCATTACTATCCAAAGCTTCCCACTGAAATTCGGGGGCTTGTGCATTTGGATACATTGGATGTAGCACGTGGAAGCATCCCGTCAGACATAGAGCACTTGCCCCGCTTGTCTAATCTAGCAGTGGGTTGGTATGGGGAGATAGGGCTACCTGAAAGGATCGGGATCATGGAATCACTTCGCACACTCCATGGTTTCGAACTGCAGAGGAGTCCGCTGGAGGCTCTTCAGGGCCTTGGTAACCTGACTAATCTGAGGAGTCTGAAGCTTTTTAACTTGGATGATGATGAGTGCAATCTGCTGGAGAAGGCGGCGAAGTTTGATGCTTTGGTCTCTTCTATTTTTAAGTTACGCAACCTCAAATATCTCATGATGAGAGGCCATCATGATGGGATTACTATTCTTGGAGGACTGCCATCCCTCGTCCACCTCGAGCTTCAAGTTGTGACATTCCCTAAAGAAGAGGCTGTAATCATGAGCAAGGGATTATTCCCAGTTCTGGAGCGCCTTACATTCCTCTCTGACGAAGATGTTATAACATATCTGCGGTTCGAGGCAGGAGCTATGCCCAAGCTACAAGAGCTCAGTGTGCATCTCAGAGTGCCGCAGTGGGGTGGAGCTGCACCAGTTGGTACGGAGCACCTGTTAGCCCTCCAGCAAATCAGTTTACTTGTATTCGGCACCAAGAAGGAATCTCGTGAATAA